A genomic region of Planktothrix serta PCC 8927 contains the following coding sequences:
- a CDS encoding helix-turn-helix domain-containing protein: MTVMETPRXVCSNIFRPGGANRVLHKAVQVRLYPTALQETLLAQTFGCSRWWWNYALNKSIQVYQDTGLWLGKVALNALLPKLKKAEXESLSSGIRL, encoded by the coding sequence ATGACCGTGATGGAAACGCCGCGANGAGTATGTAGTAATATATTCAGACCAGGAGGTGCAAATCGAGTGCTACATAAAGCTGTACAAGTCCGTCTGTATCCAACTGCATTGCAAGAAACACTACTAGCTCAGACATTTGGATGTTCGCGCTGGTGGTGGAATTATGCCTTAAATAAATCCATTCAGGTTTATCAAGATACGGGGTTATGGCTGGGAAAGGTAGCACTCAACGCCCTACTTCCTAAGCTCAAAAAAGCCGAGNGCGAAAGCCTAAGTTCTGGCATTCGCCTGTGA
- a CDS encoding pentapeptide repeat-containing protein gives MANPEHLTLLQWGTQRWQIWRLNNPDIQPDLCEANLMGADLNGINLADADLSKANLIATDLSSANLTKADLSLAQLRRANLSEAVLFQANLSQANLNTAILNGAELIETYLYRTDLNNAKLINVHFNGAYLYGANLSEADLTQGDLRFANLNKVNLYQADLTGANLRGTTLIQANLQNANLSYANLRGTNLSKANLTGANLTGVDLKFAKLNGAILS, from the coding sequence ATGGCAAATCCAGAACATTTAACATTATTACAGTGGGGAACTCAACGCTGGCAAATTTGGCGTTTAAATAATCCCGATATTCAGCCGGACTTATGCGAGGCTAATTTAATGGGGGCTGATTTAAACGGAATTAATTTAGCAGATGCTGATTTAAGTAAAGCCAATTTAATTGCAACGGATTTAAGCTCGGCAAACCTAACAAAAGCGGATTTAAGTTTAGCTCAACTGCGACGCGCAAACCTCAGTGAAGCGGTATTATTTCAAGCGAATTTAAGTCAAGCCAATCTAAATACAGCTATATTAAATGGTGCAGAATTAATTGAAACCTATCTCTATCGCACCGACTTAAATAATGCCAAACTCATTAATGTTCATTTTAATGGAGCTTATTTATATGGAGCAAATTTGAGTGAAGCTGATTTAACTCAAGGTGATTTAAGATTTGCGAATTTAAACAAAGTGAATCTTTATCAAGCCGATTTAACCGGGGCAAATTTAAGAGGGACAACCTTAATTCAAGCAAATCTACAAAATGCTAATTTATCCTATGCAAATTTAAGAGGAACAAACCTCAGTAAAGCCAATTTAACCGGAGCCAATTTAACCGGAGTTGACCTAAAATTTGCTAAATTAAACGGGGCTATTCTTTCCTAA
- the lysS gene encoding lysine--tRNA ligase, which yields MAKNETRNEVEVRSQKVDELRELGIEPYPSHSLQRSHTTQQIKDLFAQPGKELNDGESDPDAVPLTVCGRITFKRDSGSIGFIGLTDIAGTLQLKLEKKLVTGETGLSFNQVKKYLDLGDFIAAEGIGCRTNRGELSVQVERIFVISKATMPFPDSYYGINDPELCRRHREIDLVSNPKSLETFKLRNLILKRIRTYLWDHCFEELETPVLQAIYGGAAARPFVTHHNALDINLYLRIATELHLKRAICGGFERVFEMGRVFRNEGIDSTHNPEFTSIELYQAYADYFDLMTLVEDLICAIAANLFGDKMELEYQGDTISLERKYNYSEQYPTFTGNHWKVQTMVEAVREKTGLDFDTLELDEALKSAEDLGLHLSKLDSQSLGYVLYAVFDKLVSPQLMQPTFITEFPVEVSPLAKRHRSKPGFVERFELFIHGTEYSNGFSELNDPQDQRKRFEEQLAQKNAGDEEAHPMDEDFIQALSLGMPNCGGMGIGIDRLIMLFTNTASIRDVIMFPTMRTTI from the coding sequence ATGGCTAAAAATGAAACCCGCAATGAAGTAGAAGTTCGTTCTCAGAAAGTCGATGAGTTGAGAGAATTGGGAATAGAACCCTATCCCAGTCACTCCCTTCAACGGTCACATACCACCCAACAAATTAAAGATTTATTCGCACAACCGGGGAAAGAATTAAATGATGGAGAAAGCGACCCGGACGCTGTTCCTTTAACTGTTTGTGGACGTATTACCTTTAAACGGGATAGTGGAAGTATTGGGTTTATTGGGTTAACGGATATTGCGGGAACCCTTCAACTCAAACTAGAGAAAAAATTAGTCACTGGTGAAACGGGATTATCCTTTAATCAGGTTAAAAAATATCTCGATTTAGGAGATTTTATTGCCGCCGAAGGAATAGGATGTCGCACGAACCGAGGGGAATTATCCGTACAAGTTGAACGGATTTTTGTGATTTCTAAAGCAACGATGCCTTTTCCTGATTCCTATTATGGAATTAATGACCCGGAATTGTGTCGTCGCCATCGAGAAATTGATTTAGTAAGTAACCCGAAATCCTTAGAAACTTTTAAACTTAGAAATCTGATTTTAAAAAGAATTCGGACTTATTTATGGGATCATTGTTTTGAGGAATTAGAAACTCCCGTATTACAAGCTATTTATGGCGGTGCGGCGGCGCGTCCTTTTGTCACCCATCATAATGCTTTAGATATTAATTTATATCTGCGAATAGCCACGGAACTGCATTTAAAACGAGCAATTTGTGGGGGGTTTGAACGGGTATTTGAAATGGGGCGAGTGTTTAGAAATGAAGGCATTGATAGCACCCATAACCCCGAATTTACTTCAATAGAATTGTATCAAGCTTATGCAGATTATTTTGATTTAATGACTTTAGTAGAGGATTTAATTTGTGCGATCGCAGCGAATCTTTTCGGAGATAAAATGGAACTAGAATATCAGGGGGACACGATTAGTTTAGAACGGAAATATAACTATTCTGAACAATATCCAACCTTTACGGGAAACCATTGGAAAGTTCAAACTATGGTGGAAGCGGTGCGGGAAAAAACAGGGTTAGATTTTGATACTTTAGAATTAGATGAAGCTCTAAAATCGGCTGAAGATTTAGGGTTACATTTATCCAAATTAGACAGTCAAAGTTTGGGATATGTCCTTTATGCGGTCTTTGATAAATTAGTTTCTCCTCAATTAATGCAGCCGACTTTTATTACAGAATTTCCGGTAGAAGTCAGTCCTTTAGCCAAACGTCATCGTTCTAAACCGGGATTTGTGGAACGCTTTGAGTTATTTATTCACGGGACAGAATATTCTAATGGTTTTTCAGAATTAAATGATCCTCAAGACCAACGGAAACGATTTGAAGAACAATTAGCTCAGAAAAATGCCGGGGATGAAGAAGCACATCCAATGGATGAAGACTTTATTCAAGCATTGTCTTTAGGAATGCCAAATTGTGGGGGAATGGGAATAGGAATTGATCGATTAATTATGTTATTTACGAATACTGCTAGTATTCGAGATGTGATTATGTTCCCCACGATGCGAACCACTATTTAG
- a CDS encoding S8 family serine peptidase yields MTTQSKISPAFEPFLGHSQPNARKDAIVIYRGLVSPGSMPQPGTAAYFETLKQQEQTNQSIANKIINDYQSATRQSFYAEPVGRGSLPIAQIEVTRQSLPILAEHPDVVAILPNQKIHLIEPKGVDYSGLQKQELEDKITWGLKRLEIPKVWETTQGENVTVAVLDSGVHGDHPALKGRVKDFIVIDPLGRRITATPSFDGGQHGTHVCGTIAGGKTEEGLSIGVAPQANLIVAGVLVGDATLLTLIEGISWTVEKGAKIINMSLGLSYYEPLFPQVFDILVNQYGILPIVAIGNENHGNTSSPGNAYNAFSVGAVEQIETDNLGITFFSSGASLVFPADSPNAWVTKPDVSAPGAQIYSCIPPVKMDNGVFQYTYMDGTSMATPHIAGIAALLMSAYPEAPLSKIIDVLKKTAYHPGGEEQRPDNRWGWGMVRPLEALKALK; encoded by the coding sequence ATGACAACTCAATCTAAAATTTCTCCCGCTTTTGAACCCTTTTTAGGCCACAGTCAACCCAATGCCCGAAAAGATGCCATTGTTATTTATAGAGGTTTAGTGTCTCCAGGGTCAATGCCTCAACCAGGAACTGCTGCTTATTTTGAAACCTTAAAACAACAAGAACAAACCAATCAATCCATTGCCAATAAAATTATTAATGATTATCAAAGTGCTACTCGTCAATCCTTTTATGCAGAACCCGTTGGTCGGGGAAGTTTACCCATCGCCCAAATTGAAGTAACCCGTCAAAGTTTACCCATTTTAGCAGAACATCCTGATGTTGTTGCTATTCTGCCTAACCAAAAAATTCATTTAATTGAACCCAAAGGAGTTGATTATTCTGGCTTGCAAAAACAAGAATTAGAGGATAAAATAACTTGGGGATTAAAACGGTTAGAAATTCCGAAAGTTTGGGAAACAACTCAAGGAGAAAATGTTACCGTTGCGGTCTTAGATTCCGGGGTACATGGAGACCATCCCGCTTTAAAAGGACGGGTAAAAGATTTTATTGTTATTGACCCGTTAGGACGTCGAATTACCGCCACCCCCAGCTTTGATGGTGGACAACATGGAACCCACGTTTGCGGCACAATTGCGGGGGGAAAAACCGAGGAGGGTTTGTCTATTGGTGTCGCACCTCAAGCGAATTTAATTGTTGCTGGGGTATTAGTGGGAGACGCAACTTTATTAACCTTAATTGAAGGGATCTCTTGGACGGTGGAAAAAGGGGCAAAAATTATTAATATGTCCTTGGGATTGAGTTATTATGAACCTTTATTTCCCCAAGTTTTTGATATTTTAGTCAATCAATACGGAATTTTACCCATTGTCGCCATTGGAAACGAAAATCACGGAAATACGAGTTCTCCAGGTAATGCTTATAATGCCTTTTCTGTGGGTGCTGTGGAACAAATTGAGACAGATAATCTGGGAATTACATTTTTTAGTAGTGGCGCCAGTTTAGTGTTTCCGGCGGACTCTCCTAACGCCTGGGTGACAAAACCGGATGTTTCTGCTCCCGGAGCCCAGATTTATTCCTGTATTCCTCCGGTGAAAATGGATAACGGCGTTTTTCAATATACCTACATGGACGGGACATCAATGGCTACGCCCCACATCGCCGGAATTGCAGCGTTATTGATGTCAGCCTATCCCGAAGCTCCGTTAAGTAAGATTATTGATGTTTTGAAGAAAACCGCCTATCATCCGGGGGGTGAAGAACAACGTCCCGATAACCGTTGGGGTTGGGGAATGGTGCGACCGTTAGAAGCGTTAAAAGCGTTGAAATAG
- a CDS encoding putative toxin-antitoxin system toxin component, PIN family, with product MSKLRIVIDTNIFISGLLLPASKAQQVFDFVTESQILLMSDSTFTEICQTLIRPKFDKYVSLEKRLNFIGSLRQKAVIVNITETITTCRDPKDNKFLELAVSGKADLIITGDQDLLVLNPFGNIEIITVNEFLTRFN from the coding sequence ATGAGTAAACTGAGAATTGTTATAGATACGAATATTTTTATTAGTGGTTTGTTGTTACCAGCCTCGAAAGCTCAACAGGTTTTCGATTTCGTGACTGAAAGCCAAATTCTTTTAATGTCTGATAGCACTTTTACCGAAATTTGTCAAACCTTGATACGTCCTAAATTTGATAAATATGTATCTTTAGAGAAAAGGTTAAATTTTATTGGTAGTTTACGACAAAAAGCAGTAATAGTTAATATTACAGAAACAATTACTACTTGTCGAGATCCTAAAGACAATAAATTTTTAGAATTAGCCGTAAGTGGAAAAGCTGATTTAATTATTACAGGAGATCAAGATTTATTGGTATTAAATCCCTTTGGAAATATTGAAATTATTACTGTTAATGAATTTTTGACGAGGTTTAATTAA
- a CDS encoding RNA-guided endonuclease InsQ/TnpB family protein, with product MLHKAVQVRLYPTALQETLLAQTFGCSRWWWNYALNKSIQVYQDTGLWLGKVALNALLPKLKKAEDTLWLADCYSQVLQATTLNLTTAYKNFFAQRAGFPKFKSKQGKQSIQYPQNVKIVEGNVKLPGNIGIVKAKIHRPIEGKIKTVTVSQTPSGKYLASILTEIEGENPTVSEGKIYGIDLGIKHFAVVTDGEKVFKYDNPKHLAKYEKNLKRKQKKLAHKQKGSKSRNKSRKIVAKVYERVRNSRQDFLHKLSYKLVSDSQAVIVENLHVKGMVRNHKLAKAISDCGWGTFTNFLAYKLGRKGGKLVEIDRWFPSSKLCSNCFYQVSEMPLDVREWTCPHCGSDHDRDGNAAXSM from the coding sequence GTGCTACATAAAGCTGTACAAGTCCGTCTGTATCCAACTGCATTGCAAGAAACACTACTAGCTCAGACATTTGGATGTTCGCGCTGGTGGTGGAATTATGCCTTAAATAAATCCATTCAGGTTTATCAAGATACGGGGTTATGGCTGGGAAAGGTAGCACTCAACGCCCTACTTCCTAAGCTCAAAAAAGCCGAGGATACCCTGTGGCTGGCTGATTGTTATAGTCAGGTTTTACAAGCTACAACACTTAATTTAACCACAGCTTACAAAAACTTTTTTGCTCAACGTGCAGGCTTCCCTAAGTTTAAGTCTAAACAAGGTAAACAGTCAATTCAATACCCTCAAAATGTCAAAATTGTTGAGGGGAATGTTAAACTTCCTGGCAATATTGGGATAGTCAAAGCCAAAATACATAGACCGATTGAAGGGAAAATCAAGACTGTAACCGTTAGTCAAACACCATCAGGCAAATATTTGGCATCTATATTGACTGAAATTGAAGGGGAAAACCCTACTGTTTCAGAAGGTAAGATTTACGGGATTGATTTAGGAATCAAACACTTTGCTGTTGTCACTGATGGTGAAAAGGTTTTTAAATACGATAATCCTAAACACCTTGCTAAGTATGAGAAAAATCTCAAACGCAAACAGAAAAAATTAGCCCATAAACAAAAAGGAAGTAAATCCAGAAATAAATCTCGTAAAATTGTTGCCAAAGTCTACGAACGAGTTAGGAATTCCCGGCAAGATTTTTTACATAAACTTAGTTATAAGTTAGTCAGCGATAGCCAAGCTGTGATCGTAGAAAATCTTCATGTCAAAGGCATGGTTCGTAATCACAAGTTGGCGAAAGCAATTTCTGATTGTGGATGGGGAACTTTCACTAATTTCTTAGCTTACAAACTAGGTCGAAAAGGTGGTAAGTTAGTTGAGATAGATAGATGGTTTCCCAGTTCCAAACTCTGTTCTAATTGTTTCTATCAAGTCAGTGAGATGCCTTTAGATGTGAGGGAATGGACTTGTCCTCATTGTGGTAGTGATCATGACCGTGATGGAAACGCCGCGANGAGTATGTAG
- a CDS encoding ABC transporter permease, whose product MSIVALFGAIETGLLYALIGLGVYLSFRVLEFPDLTVDGSFPLGGAVAATLILQGVNPAIATFIAGLAGALAGLVTAWLNVQLKILHLLASILTMISLYSINLRIMGKPNIALLGQPTILTPLQPVFNSIPQWLVIPIILLAIVIVIKIILDQFLNSEIGLAMRATGANPLMAKAQGITTEGMILLGMAISNALVALGGALFAQIYGFADVTMGVGTIVFGLAAVIIGETFITPTTVIKATLGAILGSVIYRIAVALALNADFLGFQAQDLNLVTAILVALALVLPQSRSRLGTFLKR is encoded by the coding sequence ATGAGTATTGTGGCATTATTTGGGGCGATCGAAACGGGATTACTCTATGCCTTAATTGGTTTAGGGGTGTATTTGTCCTTTCGAGTCTTAGAATTTCCTGATTTAACCGTTGATGGCAGTTTTCCCTTGGGGGGTGCGGTGGCGGCCACTTTAATCCTTCAGGGGGTAAATCCGGCGATCGCAACCTTCATCGCGGGTCTAGCGGGTGCGTTAGCCGGGTTAGTCACCGCTTGGTTAAATGTTCAGCTAAAAATTCTACATTTGTTAGCCAGTATTTTAACGATGATTTCCCTCTATTCAATTAACTTAAGAATTATGGGAAAACCGAATATTGCGTTATTAGGACAACCGACAATTTTAACCCCGTTACAACCTGTTTTTAACTCAATACCTCAATGGCTTGTAATTCCGATCATTTTATTGGCAATTGTCATCGTTATTAAAATCATATTAGATCAATTTCTGAATTCAGAAATCGGGTTAGCAATGCGGGCAACGGGTGCTAATCCCCTGATGGCAAAAGCTCAAGGTATTACAACAGAAGGGATGATTTTATTAGGAATGGCAATCAGTAACGCTTTAGTCGCCTTGGGAGGGGCTTTATTTGCTCAAATTTATGGATTTGCCGATGTCACAATGGGGGTAGGAACGATTGTTTTTGGATTAGCTGCGGTAATTATTGGAGAAACATTTATTACTCCGACAACCGTTATTAAAGCCACATTAGGAGCAATATTAGGATCAGTCATTTATCGAATTGCCGTTGCTTTAGCGTTAAATGCAGATTTTTTAGGATTTCAAGCCCAAGATTTGAATTTAGTTACTGCAATATTAGTAGCATTAGCCTTAGTTTTACCCCAATCTCGCAGTCGTTTAGGAACCTTTTTAAAACGGTAA
- a CDS encoding MFS transporter produces the protein MKNVDKKLHPGWWISILYFAQGFPYTVVNTMSVVFFKGLGASNELIGLTSLLSLPWVMKGLWGPIVDIYSTKRRWILRMEIVCAILFLILALGAPFPSAIPFSIVIFSLIAFASATHDIAIDGFYLTVLNLDQQAFYVGVRNTAYRMAVLAGGGGLVFLAGHIAEQYIDEKSPTGEITYNLVPLKFLGSDFSLPALGWGWAIAFSLASLIFLLIYGFQKIYLPKPEKVTFSETENLSNSANFLNSYKTYFTQYKIGWIIAFILLFRLGDALTFKMATPFLMDTAAKGGLGISTAEIGILSGTVGVIFLLFGGLLGGFLIAKQGLKTWIWPMAILQNFTNIFYWLLAKTQPEIIWAYVVNSIEQFTYGLGVAAYTVFLMQTVRPEYKASHYAITTAFMAAGVLIPGVFSGYIQANLGYQNYFLLSAMAVIPGLLTIFFIPIKDEHNIKSIPRPGLDDENI, from the coding sequence ATGAAAAACGTAGATAAAAAATTGCATCCGGGTTGGTGGATTTCAATTTTATATTTTGCCCAAGGATTTCCCTATACCGTTGTCAATACAATGTCAGTGGTTTTTTTTAAAGGGTTAGGGGCGAGTAATGAATTAATTGGATTAACCAGTTTGTTATCTCTCCCTTGGGTGATGAAAGGATTATGGGGGCCAATTGTTGATATTTATTCAACCAAACGGCGATGGATTTTAAGGATGGAAATTGTATGTGCAATTCTATTTTTAATTTTAGCATTGGGTGCACCATTTCCCTCAGCAATTCCGTTTTCGATTGTAATTTTTTCCCTCATTGCCTTTGCTAGTGCTACCCATGATATCGCCATTGATGGCTTTTATTTAACGGTGTTAAATTTAGACCAACAGGCGTTTTATGTAGGAGTTAGAAACACCGCTTATCGGATGGCGGTTTTAGCTGGAGGTGGCGGGTTAGTATTTTTAGCCGGACATATTGCTGAACAATATATTGATGAGAAAAGTCCAACGGGGGAAATTACATATAATTTGGTTCCCTTAAAGTTTTTGGGGTCTGATTTTTCACTTCCTGCATTAGGATGGGGATGGGCGATCGCTTTTTCTCTAGCGAGTTTAATCTTTTTACTCATCTACGGATTTCAGAAAATATATTTACCTAAGCCAGAAAAAGTAACGTTTTCAGAAACGGAAAATCTATCAAATTCTGCTAACTTCCTGAACTCCTATAAAACCTATTTTACTCAATATAAAATCGGTTGGATTATCGCTTTTATTTTATTATTCCGTTTAGGAGATGCCTTAACCTTCAAAATGGCAACTCCTTTTTTAATGGATACAGCCGCAAAAGGAGGGTTAGGCATTTCAACCGCCGAAATTGGGATTTTATCGGGAACAGTTGGGGTGATTTTCCTATTATTTGGAGGATTATTAGGAGGGTTTTTAATTGCCAAACAAGGGTTAAAAACTTGGATATGGCCGATGGCAATTCTCCAAAATTTTACTAATATCTTTTATTGGTTATTAGCCAAAACTCAACCGGAAATTATTTGGGCTTATGTTGTTAATTCCATTGAACAGTTCACCTATGGTTTAGGGGTAGCAGCCTATACAGTCTTTTTAATGCAAACGGTTCGTCCTGAATATAAAGCCTCCCATTATGCAATTACAACGGCATTTATGGCGGCGGGGGTATTAATTCCAGGGGTATTTAGTGGGTATATTCAAGCGAATTTAGGCTATCAAAACTACTTTTTATTAAGTGCAATGGCGGTAATTCCAGGTTTATTAACAATCTTCTTTATTCCGATTAAAGATGAACATAATATAAAATCTATCCCTCGACCCGGACTCGATGACGAAAACATATAA
- a CDS encoding CdiA C-terminal domain-containing protein, translated as MVNNGTNQTPEQNSANCGSIDESERAFGTTEKAIAEFLEREGKNVKALAEKNDGGRNPDAEVDGKPTEFKSLDFGATSATVKNQINNSIRRGGQARDIIIDARTSGLIESEAERGLERAKNITRGKIDRVRIIGDRYDITFTEFQ; from the coding sequence ATGGTGAATAACGGGACTAACCAAACCCCTGAGCAAAATTCGGCTAATTGTGGCAGTATTGATGAATCAGAAAGAGCTTTTGGTACAACAGAAAAAGCGATCGCGGAATTTCTCGAAAGAGAGGGAAAAAATGTTAAAGCCTTGGCAGAAAAAAACGATGGAGGTAGAAATCCCGATGCTGAGGTAGATGGAAAACCCACTGAATTTAAAAGTCTGGATTTTGGTGCTACAAGCGCAACAGTAAAAAATCAGATCAACAACTCGATTAGACGAGGGGGACAAGCTAGGGATATAATTATAGATGCTAGGACATCTGGGTTGATAGAGTCTGAGGCAGAACGAGGTTTGGAGAGGGCGAAAAATATTACACGCGGAAAAATTGATCGCGTCCGAATTATTGGTGATCGCTATGACATCACTTTTACTGAGTTTCAATAA
- a CDS encoding WecB/TagA/CpsF family glycosyltransferase — protein MSQTILPYDSNLNRFPVLGLPVHLIDNYSNWLLKRWQQGLGTHVITLNAEMAIQAEKNTELTEIIHSAELVIPDGAGVVLYLQYKGKKIKRCPGIELAETLIKNIGKLDNSEVIFFYGGKPGIAQQAADNIQQKFPSLGISSYHGYLSTSEEEDLKITLKDLQPRLILVGLGVPRQEYWISQNRHLCPNSIWIGVGGSFDIWSGIKQRAPEFFCKYHLEWLYRLYQEPWRWRRMLALPEFAIKVLIHQ, from the coding sequence ATGAGTCAAACTATTTTACCTTATGATTCTAATCTAAACCGTTTTCCGGTTTTGGGTTTACCTGTCCATTTGATTGATAATTATAGTAACTGGTTATTAAAACGTTGGCAACAAGGGTTAGGAACTCATGTGATTACCCTAAATGCAGAAATGGCGATACAGGCGGAAAAAAATACGGAATTAACAGAAATTATTCATTCAGCAGAGTTAGTTATTCCCGATGGTGCGGGAGTGGTGCTTTATTTACAATATAAAGGTAAAAAAATTAAACGGTGTCCGGGAATTGAATTAGCAGAAACCTTAATCAAAAATATTGGTAAATTAGACAATTCTGAAGTTATTTTTTTCTATGGGGGAAAACCGGGAATTGCTCAACAGGCGGCTGATAATATTCAACAAAAATTTCCGAGTCTGGGTATTTCGAGTTATCATGGTTATCTGTCTACTTCAGAAGAAGAAGATTTAAAAATAACTTTAAAAGATTTACAACCGCGATTAATATTAGTGGGTTTGGGTGTTCCTCGTCAGGAATATTGGATTAGTCAAAATCGTCATCTTTGTCCGAATTCGATTTGGATAGGTGTGGGGGGAAGTTTTGATATTTGGTCAGGAATTAAACAACGGGCACCGGAATTTTTTTGTAAATATCATTTAGAATGGTTATATCGATTATATCAAGAACCTTGGCGCTGGCGGCGGATGTTAGCGTTACCGGAATTTGCGATTAAAGTGTTGATTCACCAATAG
- a CDS encoding Rid family detoxifying hydrolase — protein sequence MDAKELLEKYAQGERDFEGVELCGVDLQNANLTGINLKEADLTKANFTKAILTSANLTNACLDSANLRETNFSQAILTEADLQSSSLIATNFEDADLQGADLRNVNYSGVKSSRANFAEANLSSLNLVGQKFFDVNFQGTDFANTDLREADLSYLDLTGADFRFANLESANLRSACLKNANLKLANLKKANLIRANVEKASFIGARLNLANIYLANFEEAETLASVMPDDTINDPDNYTIIIGEEKQTVMTRKIIKTENAPKPVGPYNQAVMVNNMIFLSGQIAIDPRIDQIVYPDDITKQTERVMSNLEAVLTEAGATWENVVKTTIFLKDMNDFTQVNEVYSKYFKPETAPARATVEVSRLPKDVLVEIECIAVI from the coding sequence ATGGACGCTAAAGAATTGTTAGAGAAATATGCTCAAGGTGAACGGGATTTTGAGGGCGTAGAACTTTGTGGAGTAGATTTACAAAATGCTAATTTAACAGGAATCAACCTTAAAGAAGCAGATTTGACAAAAGCTAACTTCACTAAAGCAATACTGACCTCAGCTAATTTGACTAACGCTTGTTTAGATTCAGCTAACTTAAGAGAAACAAATTTTAGTCAAGCAATACTGACTGAAGCCGACCTCCAAAGCTCAAGTCTAATTGCTACTAATTTTGAAGATGCTGATTTACAAGGTGCGGATTTAAGAAATGTTAATTACTCTGGTGTTAAGTCAAGTAGAGCTAATTTTGCAGAAGCTAATCTAAGTTCTTTAAATCTTGTAGGTCAAAAATTTTTTGATGTAAATTTTCAAGGAACTGATTTTGCTAATACTGATCTTCGAGAGGCTGACTTATCTTATTTAGATTTAACGGGAGCAGATTTTAGGTTTGCTAACCTTGAATCAGCAAATCTACGTTCTGCTTGTTTAAAAAATGCTAACCTGAAGCTGGCAAATCTTAAAAAGGCTAATTTGATCAGAGCCAATGTTGAAAAAGCCAGTTTCATTGGTGCTAGACTAAATTTAGCTAATATCTATTTGGCTAACTTTGAGGAAGCTGAAACCTTAGCCTCAGTAATGCCTGATGATACCATTAATGACCCAGACAATTATACAATTATTATCGGAGAAGAAAAACAAACTGTTATGACTCGCAAGATCATTAAAACCGAAAACGCACCTAAACCCGTTGGCCCTTATAATCAAGCGGTAATGGTCAATAACATGATCTTTTTATCGGGACAAATTGCCATTGACCCTCGCATAGACCAAATTGTTTATCCCGATGACATCACCAAACAAACCGAAAGAGTAATGTCAAATTTAGAAGCCGTATTAACCGAAGCAGGTGCTACTTGGGAAAACGTTGTTAAAACCACCATATTTTTAAAAGATATGAACGATTTTACCCAAGTTAATGAAGTTTATTCTAAATATTTTAAACCCGAAACAGCCCCCGCTAGAGCCACCGTTGAAGTTTCCCGTCTTCCCAAAGATGTATTAGTAGAAATCGAGTGTATCGCAGTTATTTAA